Proteins found in one Mixophyes fleayi isolate aMixFle1 chromosome 8, aMixFle1.hap1, whole genome shotgun sequence genomic segment:
- the LOC142100290 gene encoding actin-11-like: MSKCPSVSCSSERFKDLASVVIDSGTGFTKLGFSGDEKPQSVLRSVVGVPKIRGQNAPLYYIGDGILQGQSNIYMKNVMTHGVVTDWEALEMMWHHIFYTELRTSPEHLAIHIADAPLSPTTNREKVAELLFENFEVAAMYISHQSLLSMYSYGRISGLVVGTGHGTSYTAPIYDGYVLPHATYRLDVAGDALTGYLAKLMAECGNPFNKDEMGIVCDIKESCCYVSSNTEEIQDDKKKSLVDFILPDGQVISIGNERFRCTEALFAPTILGFPEVGLPSLVIKSVKKCNPEHQATMLSNVVVCGGSSQLRGFPERLKKEMCRQEKGRSPINVIAGPHRRYSAWLGGSIVGSLDSFQELWISREVYDENGPCVVYRRCF; encoded by the coding sequence ATGAGTAAATGTCCATCAGTCTCCTGTTCCTCAGAAAGGTTTAAGGACCTTGCTTCAGTGGTTATAGATAGCGGTACTGGATTCACCAAGTTGGGGTTCTCTGGAGATGAGAAGCCACAGTCTGTGTTGAGGTCTGTAGTGGGTGTCCCTAAAATTAGAGGCCAGAATGCCCCTCTCTACTACATTGGTGATGGGATCCTACAGGGACAGTCCAACATATACATGAAGAACGTGATGACTCATGGAGTAGTAACAGACTGGGAAGCTCTGGAAATGATGTGGCACCATATTTTCTACACAGAGCTGAGAACATCTCCTGAACACCTGGCCATCCACATTGCTGATGCACCTTTGTCACCAACAACCAACAGGGAAAAGGTGGCAGAATTGTTGTTTGAAAATTTTGAGGTGGCCGCTATGTATatttctcatcagtccctgctgtcCATGTACTCTTATGGCCGCATATCAGGACTGGTGGTAGGAACAGGACATGGAACTTCCTACACTGCTCCAATATATGATGGCTACGTCTTGCCTCATGCCACATATCGGCTTGATGTGGCCGGAGATGCCTTGACTGGCTACCTTGCCAAGCTGATGGCTGAGTGTGGAAACCCCTTTAATAAAGATGAGATGGGGATAGTGTGTGACATCAAAGAGAGTTGCTGCTACGTGTCCTCCAACACTGAAGAAATACAGGATGATAAGAAAAAGTCCTTGGTGGATTTTATCCTCCCTGATGGCCAGGTCATTTCTATTGGCAATGAGCGCTTCCGATGTACAGAGGCTTTATTTGCACCCACTATTCTAGGTTTCCCTGAGGTGGGACTTCCCAGTCTTGTCATAAAAAGTGTCAAGAAATGCAATCCTGAACATCAGGCTACAATGCTTTCCAATGTCGTGGTCTGTGGTGGATCTTCTCAGTTACGTGGATTCCCAGAAAGGCTGAAGAAAGAGATGTGCCGGCAAGAGAAGGGACGGTCACCAATAAATGTCATAGCAGGACCACACCGCAGGTATTCAGCCTGGCTTGGGGGCTCTATCGTTGGTAGTCTGGACTCATTCCAAGAACTCTGGATCAGCCGGGAAGTGTATGATGAGAATGGACCTTGTGTGGTTTATCGGCGCTGTTTCTGA